Proteins encoded in a region of the Halosimplex halophilum genome:
- a CDS encoding CPBP family intramembrane glutamic endopeptidase — protein MHTGSERPGGEWGDRPATGERLQRRRVAVFLGVTFAVSWATAAVIYGLGGVGAGPTLALGIPLWLVLLAGPYMWGPAIGHVAARWLTDEGFDRGEMHLRVRTRSRPWLVGWVGPLVLILAGAGLYFLVYPDLFGGTAAVADLLATVEAETGQEIPLSPTAFLAVQFVQALVAAPLLNSVATFGEEFGWRAYLLPKLAPLGWRRALVTHGVVWGVWHWPVIAMGYNYGLAYTGAPWLGLAAMTVATVGLGVFLGWVTLRSGSVFPAVVGHAMINGSAGLATLFATAVPNPVFGPTPVGLVGVVPWLAVAAVLFVRTDWLYPDERGQAESGPESV, from the coding sequence ATGCACACCGGATCCGAGCGACCGGGGGGCGAGTGGGGGGACCGACCGGCAACGGGGGAACGGCTGCAGCGCCGCCGGGTCGCGGTCTTCCTCGGCGTCACGTTCGCGGTGTCGTGGGCGACGGCGGCCGTTATCTACGGGCTGGGCGGCGTCGGTGCGGGGCCGACGCTGGCGCTGGGGATCCCGCTGTGGCTGGTCCTGCTCGCCGGCCCCTACATGTGGGGACCGGCCATCGGTCACGTCGCGGCCCGGTGGCTGACCGACGAGGGGTTCGACCGCGGCGAGATGCACCTCCGCGTGCGGACGCGCTCGCGCCCGTGGCTCGTCGGGTGGGTCGGTCCCCTCGTCCTGATCCTCGCCGGTGCGGGGCTGTACTTCCTGGTGTATCCGGACCTGTTCGGCGGGACGGCGGCGGTCGCGGACCTGCTCGCGACGGTCGAGGCGGAGACGGGCCAGGAGATCCCCCTCTCGCCGACGGCGTTTCTCGCCGTCCAGTTCGTCCAGGCGCTCGTGGCCGCGCCCCTGCTGAACAGCGTCGCCACGTTCGGCGAGGAGTTCGGCTGGCGCGCGTACCTGCTGCCGAAGCTCGCGCCGCTGGGCTGGCGGCGGGCGCTGGTCACCCACGGCGTCGTCTGGGGCGTCTGGCACTGGCCGGTCATCGCGATGGGGTACAACTACGGCCTGGCGTATACGGGCGCGCCGTGGCTCGGCCTGGCGGCGATGACCGTTGCGACCGTCGGACTCGGCGTGTTCCTCGGCTGGGTCACGCTCCGGAGCGGGAGCGTCTTCCCGGCGGTCGTCGGCCACGCGATGATAAACGGCAGCGCCGGCCTCGCGACGCTCTTTGCCACGGCCGTCCCCAACCCCGTGTTCGGACCGACGCCGGTCGGCCTGGTCGGCGTCGTCCCGTGGCTCGCCGTCGCCGCCGTCCTGTTCGTCCGGACGGACTGGCTCTACCCCGACGAGCGCGGACAGGCCGAGAGTGGTCCCGAGAGCGTCTGA
- a CDS encoding HVO_0476 family zinc finger protein, producing the protein MTESAERVAVACPSCSPSLETVHEVLATGGGHATIRCTECGHTHKDQLPSTTEYERDVVVSQDGESFTATADVPEGEQLAVGEEFLLETEEAIMTVRITSLELGDEQRAEETTAEEVRTIWTRAVGNVSVDLTLHPKDGTHDETESLTVQVPGDYEFVVGETEELGDEEFTVEGIHVRDDAVGYEHAKLDFDGDSAFAKDINRVYARDESSSAWSAW; encoded by the coding sequence ATGACCGAGTCCGCCGAGCGGGTCGCCGTCGCCTGCCCCTCGTGTTCGCCCTCGCTGGAGACCGTCCACGAGGTGCTCGCGACGGGCGGCGGCCACGCCACGATCCGCTGTACCGAATGCGGCCACACGCACAAAGACCAGCTCCCCTCGACCACGGAGTACGAGCGCGACGTGGTCGTCTCCCAGGACGGCGAGTCCTTTACCGCCACCGCCGACGTGCCGGAGGGCGAACAGCTCGCCGTCGGCGAGGAGTTCCTGCTGGAGACCGAGGAGGCGATCATGACCGTCCGGATCACCAGCCTCGAACTCGGCGACGAGCAGCGCGCCGAGGAGACGACCGCCGAGGAGGTCCGGACCATCTGGACCCGCGCGGTCGGCAACGTCAGCGTCGACCTGACACTCCACCCCAAGGACGGCACGCACGACGAGACGGAGTCGCTGACCGTCCAGGTGCCCGGCGACTACGAGTTCGTCGTCGGCGAGACCGAGGAACTGGGCGACGAGGAGTTCACCGTCGAGGGCATCCACGTCCGCGACGACGCCGTCGGCTACGAGCACGCCAAGCTCGACTTCGACGGGGACAGCGCCTTCGCGAAGGACATCAACCGGGTGTACGCGCGCGACGAGTCCTCGTCGGCCTGGTCCGCGTGGTAG